ACTTAGAATTTGTCCGTTTTTATCTAAAATAACACAGCCCACAGCAGGATTTGGATAAGTTAAAAACTGATATTTCCACGCTTCATTTAAAGCTAAATTCATATAAAAATTTTTCATTTTTTACCTTAAAATCATTGTAAATTTTGATAATAAATATTAAAATATAAATTTTATTTTAAATTTTTAGGACTTTTTATGAATTTTATATTAGAACTTTTAAAAAACAATAAACTCAAAATCTTTTTTTTCCTATCATTTAGCATATTTACAAGCATTTTAGGTGTGCTTGTTTTGGTATTTATCAACGAATACCTTTTAAAAGCTAATTCCAATGAAGGCATATTTATTTTTTATTTCTTAGCCTTGCTGATTGTATTTTTTCTAAGTTCCATTTTTGTAGAAATTTCTTTAAGTATATTTGGACAAAATTTCATTTTTTCTATGCAAAAACGCGTTGTAAAACAAATTTTAGATACAAGTATGTCTAAAATTTCGCAAATTGGTAAAGCAAAGCTTCTAGCATCTTTAGGAAGTGATGTTAGAAATGTTTCTTTTGGGCTTTTAAGATTTCCTGAATTTATACAATCAAGCATTTTAATCCTTTGTACTTGCGTTTATCTTTGCTATCTTTCGCCTAAAATTTTTGCAATCTGCTTGGTTTGGATCATTTTTGTTTTTTTAAGCAATAATTTTTTAATGATGAAAGTCTATAAATACTTCAAAAATGCAAGGGAAAATGACGATGCTTTGCAAAATAACTATCAAAATATCCTTGATGGGCACAGAGAGCTCATTTTAAATCGCTTTAGGGCAAAGCATTATTATGAGTTTGAATTTGAAAAAAATGCGAAAAATAAAAAGCGAAATTCAACCATTGCTAACATTTTACATAATTTATCAAACAATTGGACAAATATAGCTTTGCTAGCACTTGTAGGGCTTGAATTTTATTTTTCTTTGCATTTTTCTTGGACGAGCATTGAAAATGCGACAACCATAGCTTTATCAATACTTTTTTTACGAACACCTTTGGTGGCGATGATAGGCTCTTTTCCTACTTTAATCCTAGCAAAAATAGCCCTAGATAAAATCGCAAAACTTGAATTAGAAAATTTCGAACAAAATTTTACACTCCATAGCAACAAAGAACACTGGCAAAGCATTCGTTTTGATAAAGTTGCTTTTTCATATAATGAAAAATTCTCACTCAAACCCACAAGTTTAGAAATTCACAAAGGCGAACTCATTTTTTTAATCGGAAAAAATGGCAGTGGAAAATCCACTTTTTCCATGCTTTTAGCGGGGCTTATAAGTCCAAAAGAAGGCGAAATTTATTTAGATGATCAAAAAATTGATTCTTCAAATTTAGTCAAATATCAAAGTTTGATTACTGCGATTTTTAGTGATTTTCATCTCTTTACTCAAACCTTAGAAAATGATAATTTTGCAAGCGAAGAAGAGATAAAATATTGGCTTGAATTTTTAGAGCTTTATGAAAAAACAGATATCAAAGATCACAAAATCACCACTACAAAACTTTCCACAGGACAAAGAAAACGCTTGGCTATGTTTATAGCTTTGTTAGAAAAACGAGATATATTGATTTTAGATGAATGGGCAGCTGATCAAGATCCGGTTTTTAGAAGATTTTTTTATAAAAAGCTTTTGCCTTTGTTAAAAGAGCAAGGTAAAACGATCTTTGCTATCACACATGATGATGCGTATTTTGATAGTGCGGATAGAATTTTCTTGGCACAAAATGGCGAGATTAGCGAGTTAAAAGGTGAAAATATCAAGGAGAAAGCTAGGAATTTGATTGCTCGGTTTGAGTGATATTTCTTTCATATTCTACAAATCCTTTTTCTTTGTATTCAGCGATGATTTCATCGGCACTTAAACCATATACATTTCTTTTAACTAACATAATAATATCCAACTCATTAAGATAAATACTTTCCAATAGCGTGAGTTCCTATATTTGATTTAATATTCTCGTATTGCTCTTTAGTTAAATCATCTTTATATTTTTTAAGTATCACAAGGCTTTCTTCTAAACTATACACTTTGTGATATTGTTTTTGCATTTTTACTCCTTTTTTAATTAAAATATTATCTATTTTAAAGCAAAAAATGATAGAGTTTTTTAGTGGAAAATTCCACTAAAATCATTTTTTCTCATAAAGATTTTTTTCTATATCTATATAAAATTTAGCGATTTTTTCATAAGCTATCTCCCAAGCTTTAAGCACTTCTTCGCTTGGATTTAAAAGATTTTTAATTGCTTTTAAAAGGCAAATTCCAACTATAGGATAATGCTCTTCTTTTACGCCTAAATTTACATGAGTGATGGCAATTTTATCTACAAAATTTCTCATATTTTCTAAATTTTCTACATTTTTAGCCGCCATTAAAATCGCCATTGCTAAAGCCTTTGGTTGTTCTCCTGACGCTTGCTTTTCCATATTAAACATAGGTTTTACTTCGGGATAATCAGAAAATAAAATTTTATAAAATTCCTTAGTTAAATCTTCTCCGCTTTTTTGTAAAATCGGCACACAATCTTTGATGATTTTTATTTGTTCTTGAGTCATATTTTTCCTTTATTTTTGAAATTAGAATTTGCATTTTAGAAAAAAATAGAATTAAATTCATTGACTTTAATCAATAAAATATCTTTTATGATATTATGTGTAAAAAATACTCACTATATATGATATGTTACTTTTTGTCCTATAAATTTTTAAATTATGAAAAATATTACATAAAAATTATATTATAAAGTCACTTTTTTGTTATATTTTTAACATCAAACTATAAGGAGAAATTATGGAATTGAATCAAAATCAAAAACAATCTTTATCAAGATTTAGAAATTTTGTTTCTTTTAGAAATAAAATTTCCTTGTTGCTATCTTTGGCTGTATTAATTTGTTATTACGCTTTTATCTTTAGTGTAGGTGCTTTTCCTGATATTTTAGGCTATCGTTTAGGAAGCAGTTCTGTTACTTTAGGTATAGTGTGCGGTATATTTATTATCGCATTGTGTATAATAGTTACAGGATTTTATACTTTCATTGCAAATCAATATTTAGACAAAAATCAAGAAGAGCTTTTAAAAGATTTAGAAAATAACAATCTTACAAAACATCTTCAAAATGGAGAATTAAGCTATACTCAAAAGGAGACTCAATGAAAAAAATAGTAATTATTTTAGGCACTTTATTATCTTTTTGTCAAGCAGCATCTATTGATTTAAATGGGGTAAAAAAAGCCGAGCTTAATCCTATAGCCATTTCAATGTTTGTAGCTTTTGTATTATTTACACTTTTTATTACTTATTATTCTAACAAAAAAAGTCAATCTGCAAGCGGTTTTTACACAGCTGGAGGAAATATCACAGGCGCACAAAATGGCATAGCTATTGCGGGTGATTATATGAGTGCGGCAAGTTTTTTAGGTATCATTGCTCTTATTTTTACCAATGGTTTTGATGGTTTAATTTATTCTATAGGTTTTTTAGTAGGCTGGCCTATCGTTTTATTTTTAATTGCTGAAAAGCTTAGAAATCTTGGAAAATTCACATTTGCTGATATTACCGCTTATAGACTTGATGCCAAACCTATAAGAATTTTATCTGCCGTCTCAGCTTTAAGTGTTATAGTATTTTATTTGATCGCTCAAATGGTAGGGGCGGGACAACTTATACAAGTTCTTTTTGGACTTCCTTATACTTTTGCTGTTGTTTTGGTGGGAATTTTAATCATACTTTATGTTGTTTTTGGCGGTATGCATGCAACAACTTGGGTACAAATCATCAAAGCCATTTTACTTTTAAGCGGTGCAACTTTTATGGCTATAATGGTGCTTTACTTAACTAAATTTGATTTAAAATACTATTTTGAGCTTGCCATATCACATCATGCAAAAGGTGCAAGCATTATGAAACCAGGGACTTTTTTACCTGATACAGTTTCGGCTGTATCTTTGGGACTTGCTTTAATGTTTGGCACAGCAGGTTTGCCTCATATTTTAATGAGATTTTTTACAGTAAAAAATGCTAAAGAAGCTAGAAAATCAGCATTTTATGCAACAACTTTGATAGGATATTTTTATATTTTAACCTTTATTATAGGTTTTGGTGCTATTGCGCTTTTGTTAGGAAATCCGCAATTTACTAACCCAGATGGAAGC
This genomic interval from Campylobacter sp. CCS1377 contains the following:
- the cgb gene encoding single-domain globin Cgb; protein product: MTQEQIKIIKDCVPILQKSGEDLTKEFYKILFSDYPEVKPMFNMEKQASGEQPKALAMAILMAAKNVENLENMRNFVDKIAITHVNLGVKEEHYPIVGICLLKAIKNLLNPSEEVLKAWEIAYEKIAKFYIDIEKNLYEKK
- a CDS encoding multidrug ABC transporter permease/ATP-binding protein; the protein is MNFILELLKNNKLKIFFFLSFSIFTSILGVLVLVFINEYLLKANSNEGIFIFYFLALLIVFFLSSIFVEISLSIFGQNFIFSMQKRVVKQILDTSMSKISQIGKAKLLASLGSDVRNVSFGLLRFPEFIQSSILILCTCVYLCYLSPKIFAICLVWIIFVFLSNNFLMMKVYKYFKNARENDDALQNNYQNILDGHRELILNRFRAKHYYEFEFEKNAKNKKRNSTIANILHNLSNNWTNIALLALVGLEFYFSLHFSWTSIENATTIALSILFLRTPLVAMIGSFPTLILAKIALDKIAKLELENFEQNFTLHSNKEHWQSIRFDKVAFSYNEKFSLKPTSLEIHKGELIFLIGKNGSGKSTFSMLLAGLISPKEGEIYLDDQKIDSSNLVKYQSLITAIFSDFHLFTQTLENDNFASEEEIKYWLEFLELYEKTDIKDHKITTTKLSTGQRKRLAMFIALLEKRDILILDEWAADQDPVFRRFFYKKLLPLLKEQGKTIFAITHDDAYFDSADRIFLAQNGEISELKGENIKEKARNLIARFE
- a CDS encoding DUF485 domain-containing protein, yielding MELNQNQKQSLSRFRNFVSFRNKISLLLSLAVLICYYAFIFSVGAFPDILGYRLGSSSVTLGIVCGIFIIALCIIVTGFYTFIANQYLDKNQEELLKDLENNNLTKHLQNGELSYTQKETQ
- a CDS encoding cation acetate symporter, with protein sequence MKKIVIILGTLLSFCQAASIDLNGVKKAELNPIAISMFVAFVLFTLFITYYSNKKSQSASGFYTAGGNITGAQNGIAIAGDYMSAASFLGIIALIFTNGFDGLIYSIGFLVGWPIVLFLIAEKLRNLGKFTFADITAYRLDAKPIRILSAVSALSVIVFYLIAQMVGAGQLIQVLFGLPYTFAVVLVGILIILYVVFGGMHATTWVQIIKAILLLSGATFMAIMVLYLTKFDLKYYFELAISHHAKGASIMKPGTFLPDTVSAVSLGLALMFGTAGLPHILMRFFTVKNAKEARKSAFYATTLIGYFYILTFIIGFGAIALLLGNPQFTNPDGSFNGITNMVAVLLAEVLGGSVFLGFISAVAFATILAVVAGLTISGAGAISHDLFVNVCKNGECDPKQELRVTKIATICIGILAILVGIIFENQNVAFTVGLAFAIAASVNFPILLLCLYWKNLTTKGAFWGGLIGLIVVVVLVLLSPSIWIKSFGFSEAIFPYDHPALFSMPLTFILIYIISKLDKSKRAKIDKEGFEAQNFRAQSGIGISEAVAH